The Methanobacterium sp. sequence AAGTCTTACTTCCAAGTATGGTCTGTGTAGACGGATACTATCTCACCCATACAGTTGAACCAGTAGATATCCCAACACAGGAAGAAGTTGATGAATTTTTACCTCCATACAAACCAACACATTCATATCTTGATCCTAAAGATCCGATGTCACTTGGAACATTTACAGATCCTAATTACTACATGGAAGCAAGGCATGACATGGAAGTAGCCATGGAAGGAGCTAAAGACGTAATAAGGGATGTAAACAAGGAATTCGCCGAAAAATTCGGTCGTAAGTACGACTTAGTTGAAAATTACATGTGTGATGACGCTGAAGTGATCATCATAGCCATGGGATCACTTTGTGGTACAATAAAGGCAGTTATAGACAACATGAGAAAAGAAGGACATAAAGTCGGTCTTCTCAGAGTAATAGCATTTAGACCATTCCCTAAAGAAGATATATACAATGCAATTAAGAACGCGGATAGAGTAGCTGTTCTGGATAAAAACATCTCACTGGGTATTGGAGGAGTCCTGTTCAACGAGATCAAAGCTAAAATGGATGTAGATGCCAGAGGCTTTATATTAGGTCTTGGAGGGCGTGACGTATCCAATGAAGATATAAGAAATATAATTGAAATTACCAAAAATTCTACTGAAAGCGATACAATTAATTGGATCGGCTTAAAAGAGGAGGAAGCATAAAATGGAAGTACCTGAAAAAGAATTTCTTGCTGCTGGGCACAGAGGTTGTGCTGGATGTGGTGCTACCATAGGCGCAAGACTTGCACTTAAAATGCTAGGTGAAAACACTGTAGCAGTATCTGCAACAGGCTGTTTAGAAGTTATTACAACTCCATACCCTGAAACATCATGGAACATCCCATGGATCCATGTAGCATTTGAAAATGCTGCAGCGGTAGCATCAGGTGTTGAAAGAGCTCTCAAAGCACAGGGAAAAGATGATGTTAATGTAGTAGTATTTGCTGGAGATGGTGGAACAGCAGATATAGGGCTTCAATCTCTTTCAGGAGCTATGGAAAGGGGACATAATATAATTTACATATGTTACGATAACGAAGCTTACATGAACACTGGAGTCCAAAGAAGTGGTGCAACACCATACGGTGCATCAACAACCACATCACCACATGGAAAAGAAAGCTTTGGTGAAGATAAGCCAAAGAAAAACATTCCAATGATAATGGCAGCTCACGGTGTTCCTTACGTTGCAACAGCATCCATTTCATATCCTGAAGATTTCATGAAAAAGGTTAAAAAAGCAACCGAAATCGATGGACCTGCTTATATCCACCTCCACCAACCATGTACAACCGGATGGGGATACGATCCATCAAAAACCATAGAACTTGGAAGATTAGCTGTCGATACTGGTTCATGGTTGCTTTATGAAATTGTAGATGGGGAATTTAAAGTAACATACAAACCACTGCAGAGAAAACCTGTAAATGAATATTTAGAAGCTCAAAAACGGTTTAGACATCTTGCGGATGAAGAAAAAGAAAAGATCCAGAATTATGTGGACAGTATATGCGCTGAACTTAAAATATAGGGGGATATATTCTTGGAAAAAGTATTGATTCAACCAGAGATTTGCGATGGATGTGGAGATTGTGAAGGAGCATGTGAAAAACTTCACGGCACATCAAGAATCATGGTAAGAGAAGTCGAAGGTGCTTATTACCCCATTATTTGTCAGCATTGTGAAGACGCTCCATGTATGAAAATCTGCCCTGTAGATGCAATTGATGAGGGATCAATTGACTCTGAAAAATGCATAGGATGTTCTCTATGTATGCTCATATGTCCATTTGGGGCAATTTCAATACATGAAAGAAAAGCACACAAATGCAGCCAGTGCCCTGATCTTGATACTCCAGCATGTGTTAAAGCATGTTCCAAAAGAGCCATTTCCATTGTAGATACTGAGAAAATGAAGCTAGAGAAACAGGCCGAACACATTAAAAAGTTATCAGGTATCGGTAAAAAGTCTAAAAAGAAAGGACTCGTAAGTGTTTTAACACACGGTACAAGGGCAAAGGATGCTCTTAAATAGGAGGCATGAAATGAGAGAATTAATTTCACGACCAGAACTTTGCGAAGACTGCTCAAAATGTGAAAGGGAATGCCCTCAAAATGCAATAAGAGTTATAGAAGGAGTTGCAATCCACTGTTTACACTGTGCACCAGATAGGGCTCCCTGTTTAAACATATGCCCAGAAGATGCCATAGAAGAAATAGACGGTGCAATTGTAGTTGATGAAGACGCATGTATAGGATGCGGCCTCTGTAAAACTGCCTGCCCTATTGGAGCCATCTACATAAATGAAGAAGGTATTGCAAAGAAATGTAACCTGTGTATTGATCAGGAAACACCTCGCTGTGTACTCACATGCCCAACCGGCGGTCTGAAAGAAGATTCATCAGAAATGATATTAGATAAGCGTGAAAAAGTCGCTAAGGAACTTGAAAGACTTAGGATGATCATGAGGTACTGACTTATTCAATAATGCTTAATCAGAATTGATTAAGCTTACTCTTTTTTATTAAAATTTATTTTATTTTAAAATAATTTATTAGCTGCAGATTAATTAAAATCATGCTATTTATAATTGTAGAATCCCCAAACAATATTTCCTGTCCTATTTTAATATCTTACTATAATCAATAATTATATTAAAGTTAATAGCAATATTTAAGAATTGATTTTACTTTGTGGAGAAGATATGAATGAAAGACCAATTAAGGAAGTCAGGTATTGAACTTATTGGAGAAGTACCATGGGGCACACATTTTTGTCAATTCTATCAAACTAAAGAAAACTTAATAGATATACTGATCCCTTATTTTCAAGCAGGGCTTGAAAATAATGAGTTCTGCATGTGGGTTACCTCACAACCCTTAACTACAGAAGAGGCTGAAGAAGCATTAAAAAATGCTGTTCCTTATGCAGATAGTTATCTCAAAAAGGGGCAAATTGAAATTATCTCCTACAAAGACTGGTATCTTAAGGAGGATGCCTTTGATTCAAATAGAATCTTAAATGGATGGGCTGAAAAATTGGATTATGCTTTAAAAAAGGGCTATGATGGTTTAAGGCTAAGTGGAAATACTTTCTGGCTTGAAAAAGAAGACTGGAATGAATTCAGCCAGTATGAAGAAGAAATAAATGATGTATTTGGTAAATCCAATGTGCTTGCCATTTGTACATATTCCCTTGATAAATGTAATGCAGATGATGT is a genomic window containing:
- a CDS encoding MEDS domain-containing protein, whose protein sequence is MKDQLRKSGIELIGEVPWGTHFCQFYQTKENLIDILIPYFQAGLENNEFCMWVTSQPLTTEEAEEALKNAVPYADSYLKKGQIEIISYKDWYLKEDAFDSNRILNGWAEKLDYALKKGYDGLRLSGNTFWLEKEDWNEFSQYEEEINDVFGKSNVLAICTYSLDKCNADDVIDVVNNHQFALTELEGEWALM
- the porA gene encoding pyruvate synthase subunit PorA; this encodes MKVITANRAIAEAVKLAKPKVVPVYPITPQTTISEYLATFVANGDLNAEYIRVESEHSAISAAVGASGTGVRVFTATSSQGLALMHEILFAAAGLRNPIVMGNANRALSAPLSIWNDQQDSISQRDTGWMQFFAEDAQEALDFVLQAYKISENEKVLLPSMVCVDGYYLTHTVEPVDIPTQEEVDEFLPPYKPTHSYLDPKDPMSLGTFTDPNYYMEARHDMEVAMEGAKDVIRDVNKEFAEKFGRKYDLVENYMCDDAEVIIIAMGSLCGTIKAVIDNMRKEGHKVGLLRVIAFRPFPKEDIYNAIKNADRVAVLDKNISLGIGGVLFNEIKAKMDVDARGFILGLGGRDVSNEDIRNIIEITKNSTESDTINWIGLKEEEA
- the porB gene encoding pyruvate synthase subunit PorB encodes the protein MEVPEKEFLAAGHRGCAGCGATIGARLALKMLGENTVAVSATGCLEVITTPYPETSWNIPWIHVAFENAAAVASGVERALKAQGKDDVNVVVFAGDGGTADIGLQSLSGAMERGHNIIYICYDNEAYMNTGVQRSGATPYGASTTTSPHGKESFGEDKPKKNIPMIMAAHGVPYVATASISYPEDFMKKVKKATEIDGPAYIHLHQPCTTGWGYDPSKTIELGRLAVDTGSWLLYEIVDGEFKVTYKPLQRKPVNEYLEAQKRFRHLADEEKEKIQNYVDSICAELKI
- a CDS encoding 4Fe-4S dicluster domain-containing protein, with amino-acid sequence MEKVLIQPEICDGCGDCEGACEKLHGTSRIMVREVEGAYYPIICQHCEDAPCMKICPVDAIDEGSIDSEKCIGCSLCMLICPFGAISIHERKAHKCSQCPDLDTPACVKACSKRAISIVDTEKMKLEKQAEHIKKLSGIGKKSKKKGLVSVLTHGTRAKDALK
- a CDS encoding 4Fe-4S binding protein — encoded protein: MRELISRPELCEDCSKCERECPQNAIRVIEGVAIHCLHCAPDRAPCLNICPEDAIEEIDGAIVVDEDACIGCGLCKTACPIGAIYINEEGIAKKCNLCIDQETPRCVLTCPTGGLKEDSSEMILDKREKVAKELERLRMIMRY